In Flagellatimonas centrodinii, a single window of DNA contains:
- the sufC gene encoding Fe-S cluster assembly ATPase SufC yields the protein MLEINNLHVSIDDKPILKGIDLTLKAGEVHAIMGPNGSGKSTLSNVLAGRDDYTVTDGSVRFLGQDLLDMSPEQRACAGVFLGFQYPVEIPGVSNLTLLKAALNAKRKHEGKPEIEATDFLAWVRDRVQKMDMTTSMLQRGVNEGFSGGEKKRNEILQMLILEPTLMILDETDSGLDIDALKIVSDGINLRRSAETATLLVTHYQRLLDHVKPDVVHVLSGGRIIKTGGPELAHELEARGYGWLEQAA from the coding sequence ATGCTCGAAATCAACAACCTGCACGTTTCCATCGACGACAAACCCATTCTCAAGGGGATCGACCTCACGCTCAAAGCGGGTGAGGTTCACGCCATCATGGGGCCCAACGGGTCCGGCAAATCGACCCTGTCGAACGTGCTGGCCGGTCGCGATGACTACACCGTCACCGATGGCAGTGTCCGCTTCCTCGGCCAGGACCTGCTGGACATGAGCCCCGAGCAACGGGCCTGCGCCGGCGTCTTTCTGGGTTTCCAGTATCCGGTCGAGATCCCCGGCGTTTCCAACCTCACCCTGCTGAAGGCGGCCCTCAACGCCAAGCGCAAGCACGAGGGCAAGCCGGAGATCGAAGCCACCGACTTCCTCGCCTGGGTGCGCGACCGGGTGCAGAAAATGGACATGACCACGTCGATGCTGCAACGCGGCGTCAATGAAGGCTTCTCCGGTGGAGAGAAGAAGCGCAATGAGATTCTGCAGATGCTGATTCTCGAGCCGACCCTGATGATCCTCGACGAAACCGACTCCGGTCTGGACATCGATGCCCTCAAGATCGTGTCGGACGGCATCAATCTGCGTCGCAGTGCGGAAACCGCCACCCTGCTGGTCACCCACTACCAGCGCCTGCTGGATCACGTGAAGCCCGATGTGGTGCACGTGCTCTCCGGTGGTCGCATCATCAAGACCGGCGGCCCGGAACTCGCGCATGAGCTGGAGGCCCGCGGCTACGGCTGGCTGGAGCAGGCGGCCTGA
- a CDS encoding SUF system Fe-S cluster assembly regulator, whose protein sequence is MECSVLKLNKLADYATVVLSAMAGAPARVSNGPLLAAETHLPAPTVAKILKRLARVGLLESTRGLHGGYRLARDPADISIADIVRAVEGPIALTDCATHGSGCTLSRDCRSRASFRLIDSAIQRALEAVTLDQMAQPAAHEVPVRLSDAIRSQPRS, encoded by the coding sequence ATGGAGTGCTCAGTGCTCAAGCTCAACAAGCTTGCAGATTATGCAACGGTCGTGCTGTCGGCGATGGCCGGAGCGCCTGCGCGCGTGAGCAACGGACCGCTGCTGGCAGCGGAAACCCACCTGCCGGCCCCCACTGTCGCCAAGATACTGAAACGCCTGGCGCGGGTCGGTCTGCTGGAATCCACCCGCGGCCTTCACGGCGGCTATCGCCTGGCGCGAGATCCTGCCGACATCAGCATTGCCGACATCGTCCGCGCCGTCGAAGGGCCGATCGCCCTCACCGACTGCGCCACCCACGGCAGCGGCTGCACCCTGTCCCGGGACTGCCGTTCCCGTGCCTCATTCCGGCTCATCGACAGCGCCATCCAGCGCGCGCTCGAAGCCGTCACCCTCGACCAGATGGCCCAGCCCGCCGCGCATGAAGTGCCGGTGCGACTGTCGGATGCCATCCGGTCCCAACCCCGGAGTTGA
- a CDS encoding NADPH-dependent FMN reductase has product MTIHLVALSGSVRTASFNTRLLQAAVAGARAAGAEVDVIDLAAFPAPIVNQDLEAAEGVPESIRALRARLAPAQGWLLACPEYNGSITPLLKNTLDWCSRPLPDDSPYAATRGRVVGLLSASGGALGGLRGLRHVREIMTNLQALVLPEQFALGAAHKAFEGDTAVLNEDAHAKAAAIGARVVAVAERLA; this is encoded by the coding sequence ATGACGATTCATTTGGTGGCCCTGTCCGGGTCCGTACGCACCGCGTCATTCAATACCCGTCTGCTGCAGGCGGCGGTGGCGGGGGCCCGCGCTGCGGGCGCCGAAGTTGACGTGATCGATCTGGCGGCGTTCCCGGCGCCGATCGTCAACCAGGACCTGGAAGCGGCCGAAGGGGTGCCCGAGTCGATTCGCGCACTGCGCGCCCGGCTGGCACCTGCACAGGGCTGGCTGCTGGCCTGTCCGGAATACAACGGCTCGATCACGCCGCTGCTGAAGAACACCCTCGACTGGTGCTCCCGACCGTTGCCGGACGATAGTCCCTATGCCGCGACGCGTGGCCGGGTGGTCGGACTGTTGTCGGCATCCGGCGGCGCCCTGGGCGGGCTGAGGGGGCTGCGGCATGTGCGCGAGATCATGACCAATCTGCAGGCCCTGGTACTGCCGGAGCAGTTCGCCCTTGGCGCTGCCCACAAGGCATTTGAAGGGGATACAGCGGTGCTGAACGAGGACGCCCACGCCAAGGCCGCCGCCATCGGTGCCCGGGTGGTGGCGGTGGCGGAGCGCCTGGCATGA
- a CDS encoding EAL domain-containing protein, translating to MPRTRMARAQEIPPTAAGDPAGLPWFRRLQTQFWLLGLLLVTMLAVAGWQIGRTVVYDTLTRDVFLYETESGRRLQTRISALTDRAEVLAATLAELAAAEPPDPANPTPAVTDIVDVADPDSRFTSIGIWPQPTADGQRRSRLWLRDAVGQLQPRDDYNDPRVVSYAEAGWFVAARFVTPHRCYWSPVRVQRLNEAALVSCSTPIVRDGRFAGVITVGISIDTLEAEFERSTAGDPGYSLLIDADHRVLATSNTLGSRLQDHRPANLAALAQQYPALNPMALDLFNARKDFRSRMARSPAYDAAQISALAEASSEMTRDDAEGALVPIWARLMQGDDDTPSPRVLQIRNDPALAGDANATVLALPHTGWTLVRVRAAREGFSGARALFHRVLWLTVAGVMIAMVVLTVVLHWQILRPLRRMSRTLAQSSRLDESLDVVLDASAQNELGTLAHLYNDRTRQLRDLMDSALNANAQMTIEATHRRDLQLSLDALQQQHLAVLNHGSDGVVQTDGRGRIEMLNPAAERLTGLRAADVRGRIFGEVLVAGLEGDDAPLPDLASAAIERGQNLNYSEGAYVVSALGDQIPTGVQVLPIRGSGGRMAGTIVLLRPLDGGGEIASTEVGISAEDPLTGLPGRPACEQHLRNLLHAAQLQPREHALLVLDLDHFERLNATHDTIAGNECLQRVADTLRHAVGRRGQVYRLVSDQFAVVLEQFELDRARIFADALRDAVARQSHPWGGRSLHLTTSIGLTRLHGDSDAAAQVLREADDACQAAKREGRNRVRQFDPSVARGTPGIDDAVWVRRIRAGIDNDRFHLTTQFVQSMPGNPEPGGVFEVLLALEDEEGFWASPDAFMSVAERHELTVEMDRWVVSRTLRYLQQTPDVLAGLGFVVINLSPASMADPDWLHWLVQQFEQHPDVAPRKLCFELRQATLLRHPQQATLFCDAMRAMGCRVSVDHFVGSDRETLQQIRALAVDVLKINALHYRQLSIDPVEQMLAETAIKLARTLQKQVVVFNVPDSGLLSAWQRMGIDYLQGHAVAKPTPVIFSVPSR from the coding sequence ATGCCCAGAACCCGTATGGCCCGAGCCCAGGAGATCCCACCCACCGCCGCAGGCGATCCTGCGGGGTTGCCGTGGTTTCGACGGCTACAAACCCAGTTCTGGCTGTTGGGGCTACTACTGGTCACGATGTTGGCTGTTGCCGGCTGGCAGATCGGCCGAACCGTGGTCTACGACACTCTCACCCGCGATGTCTTTCTGTACGAGACCGAAAGCGGCCGACGTCTGCAGACCCGCATCAGCGCCCTCACCGATCGGGCTGAAGTGCTGGCCGCCACCCTGGCCGAGTTGGCAGCGGCCGAACCGCCGGATCCGGCCAACCCGACGCCGGCCGTCACCGACATCGTCGACGTCGCCGATCCTGACAGCCGCTTCACCAGCATCGGCATCTGGCCGCAGCCGACCGCGGACGGTCAACGCCGTAGCCGACTCTGGCTCCGTGATGCCGTGGGTCAGTTGCAGCCACGCGACGATTACAACGACCCGCGGGTGGTGAGTTACGCCGAAGCCGGCTGGTTCGTTGCTGCCCGTTTCGTCACCCCGCATCGTTGCTACTGGTCGCCGGTGCGGGTGCAGCGACTGAATGAAGCGGCACTGGTGAGTTGCAGTACACCCATCGTTCGTGACGGCCGCTTCGCGGGCGTGATAACCGTCGGCATCAGTATTGACACGCTCGAAGCAGAATTCGAGCGCAGCACCGCCGGCGACCCCGGTTACAGCCTGCTGATCGATGCTGACCACCGGGTCCTGGCGACCTCCAACACGCTCGGCAGCCGGTTGCAGGACCACCGCCCTGCCAACCTCGCAGCGTTGGCCCAACAGTATCCGGCGCTGAACCCGATGGCGCTTGACCTGTTCAATGCCCGCAAGGACTTCCGCAGCCGCATGGCGCGATCGCCCGCCTACGACGCCGCGCAGATCTCGGCGCTGGCCGAGGCCAGCAGCGAGATGACGCGCGACGATGCCGAGGGCGCACTGGTGCCAATCTGGGCCCGCCTGATGCAAGGCGACGACGACACCCCGTCACCGCGGGTCCTGCAGATCCGCAACGATCCCGCGCTCGCCGGGGATGCCAATGCCACGGTGCTCGCGCTACCCCATACCGGCTGGACCCTGGTGCGCGTGCGCGCCGCCCGCGAAGGCTTCTCCGGCGCCCGCGCACTGTTCCATCGCGTGCTGTGGCTGACCGTCGCCGGCGTGATGATCGCCATGGTGGTGCTGACCGTCGTCCTGCATTGGCAGATCCTGCGCCCGTTGCGGCGCATGAGCCGGACGTTGGCCCAATCGAGCCGGCTCGACGAATCGCTTGATGTGGTGCTCGATGCCAGTGCCCAGAACGAACTCGGGACCCTTGCCCACCTTTACAATGACCGCACCCGGCAACTGCGCGACCTGATGGACAGTGCGCTCAATGCCAACGCCCAGATGACCATCGAGGCGACCCATCGACGCGACCTGCAGCTGTCACTTGATGCTCTGCAACAGCAGCATCTGGCCGTCCTCAACCATGGCAGCGACGGCGTCGTGCAAACCGATGGTCGCGGTCGCATCGAGATGCTCAACCCGGCCGCCGAAAGGCTGACGGGCCTGCGCGCCGCAGACGTGCGTGGGCGAATCTTCGGCGAAGTCCTGGTGGCCGGCCTCGAAGGCGACGACGCGCCGCTACCCGATCTCGCCAGCGCCGCGATCGAGCGCGGCCAAAACCTCAACTACAGCGAAGGCGCCTATGTCGTCTCGGCTCTGGGCGACCAGATCCCGACCGGAGTTCAGGTCCTGCCGATCCGCGGCAGCGGCGGGCGCATGGCCGGCACCATCGTGCTGTTGCGGCCGCTCGACGGGGGGGGCGAGATCGCGTCGACCGAGGTCGGCATTTCCGCCGAGGACCCGCTCACCGGCCTGCCGGGCCGCCCGGCCTGCGAGCAGCACCTGCGCAACCTTCTGCATGCCGCGCAACTACAACCACGCGAACATGCCCTGCTGGTGCTCGATCTGGATCACTTCGAGCGTCTCAATGCCACGCACGACACCATCGCGGGCAATGAATGTCTGCAGCGGGTGGCCGATACCTTGCGGCATGCCGTCGGCCGCCGCGGACAGGTCTACCGCCTGGTCAGCGACCAGTTCGCTGTGGTGCTGGAGCAATTCGAACTCGATCGAGCGCGCATCTTCGCCGACGCCCTGCGCGATGCGGTCGCCCGCCAGAGTCACCCCTGGGGCGGCCGTTCGCTTCACCTCACCACCAGCATCGGTCTGACACGCCTGCATGGCGACAGCGACGCCGCCGCCCAGGTACTGCGCGAAGCCGATGATGCCTGTCAGGCCGCCAAGCGGGAGGGCCGCAACCGCGTCCGGCAGTTCGACCCCAGCGTGGCACGCGGCACACCCGGTATTGATGATGCAGTCTGGGTCAGGCGGATTCGCGCCGGCATCGACAATGACCGCTTCCACCTGACCACTCAGTTCGTGCAGTCGATGCCGGGCAACCCCGAACCCGGCGGCGTGTTCGAAGTGTTGCTGGCACTGGAAGACGAGGAAGGCTTCTGGGCCAGCCCGGATGCCTTCATGTCAGTCGCCGAACGGCATGAGCTCACGGTGGAGATGGACCGCTGGGTGGTGTCCCGGACCTTGCGCTATCTGCAACAGACCCCCGATGTCCTCGCCGGCCTCGGGTTTGTGGTGATCAACCTGTCGCCCGCGTCCATGGCCGACCCCGACTGGCTGCACTGGCTGGTACAACAGTTCGAACAGCATCCAGACGTGGCGCCACGCAAACTCTGCTTCGAACTGCGCCAGGCCACGTTGCTGCGGCACCCGCAACAGGCCACGTTGTTCTGCGATGCCATGCGCGCCATGGGCTGCCGGGTGTCGGTCGATCATTTCGTCGGCAGCGACCGCGAAACCCTGCAGCAAATTCGTGCGCTCGCCGTCGACGTGCTCAAGATCAACGCCCTGCACTACCGCCAGCTCAGCATCGACCCGGTCGAACAGATGTTGGCGGAAACCGCCATCAAACTGGCCCGAACGCTGCAGAAGCAGGTGGTGGTTTTCAACGTGCCCGATAGCGGCCTGCTGAGCGCCTGGCAACGCATGGGCATCGACTACCTGCAGGGTCATGCGGTGGCCAAACCGACCCCGGTCATCTTTTCAGTGCCATCGCGCTGA
- a CDS encoding acyl-CoA thioesterase, translating to MTSQPQTDADLPWTVSAPQQTLDWTVSAADLDGFHHTNNVVYLQWLERVAWAHSQALGLGLEAYEQLGCGCVARRHELDYLAPTFEGDELVVGTWVAESDFRLTMWRGYQIIRRSDRRTVLTGRTQWVCVDMRTGRPRRMPPAFVDGYKPVAVTPAGAAQTRAS from the coding sequence ATGACGTCACAACCTCAAACCGATGCAGATCTGCCCTGGACGGTCAGCGCCCCGCAGCAGACCCTGGACTGGACCGTGAGTGCGGCTGATCTTGACGGTTTTCACCACACCAACAACGTGGTTTACCTGCAATGGCTGGAGCGGGTGGCCTGGGCGCACTCGCAGGCGCTGGGCCTGGGGCTGGAGGCCTACGAGCAACTGGGCTGTGGCTGTGTTGCTCGTCGCCACGAGCTCGACTACCTGGCGCCGACCTTCGAGGGCGACGAGCTGGTGGTCGGGACCTGGGTGGCCGAGAGTGATTTCCGGCTGACCATGTGGCGTGGCTACCAGATCATCCGGCGGTCGGATCGCCGCACCGTGCTCACCGGCCGGACCCAATGGGTCTGTGTGGACATGCGAACCGGCCGTCCGCGGCGAATGCCGCCTGCATTTGTCGACGGCTACAAACCGGTTGCGGTCACCCCCGCCGGCGCTGCACAAACCCGCGCCAGCTGA
- a CDS encoding aminotransferase class V-fold PLP-dependent enzyme, translated as MNHLDLAAIRAQFPILSETVRGKRLAYLDNAATTQKPEAVLQALDRYYRHQNANVHRAVHMLAERATQAYEGARDDIARFLAVERESVIFTRGTTEGINLVARSYLQPRLQPGDEVLLTGMEHHSNIVPWQLAGAKTVAAPVNDDGSLDLDGLLARLNDRTRMVALTHVSNTLGTVLPVGEVIAAAHARNIPVLVDGAQSLAHADVDLKGWDVDFFVTSAHKAYGPTGFGVLYGKTALLDAMPPWHGGGDMIETVTFEGSTWNTLPYKFEAGTPDIAGAIGFGAALRWLSDVGLEAMHAHEADLNQYGHAQLAEVPGLRILGAAPGKSAIFSMVMDGTHPHDLGALLNEAGVAVRTGHHCTMPLMKRFNVPATARASLAVYSGRDDIDQLVDALKTARRLLVA; from the coding sequence ATGAACCACCTTGATCTCGCGGCCATCCGCGCCCAGTTCCCGATCCTGTCGGAAACCGTTCGCGGCAAGCGCCTCGCCTACCTCGACAACGCCGCCACCACCCAGAAACCGGAAGCCGTGTTGCAGGCGCTCGACCGCTACTACCGGCATCAGAACGCCAACGTGCACCGCGCCGTTCACATGCTGGCCGAGCGCGCCACCCAGGCCTATGAGGGCGCGCGGGACGACATCGCCCGCTTCCTGGCCGTTGAGCGCGAATCGGTGATCTTCACTCGTGGTACCACCGAAGGCATCAACCTGGTCGCCCGCAGCTACCTGCAGCCCCGCCTGCAACCGGGAGACGAGGTGCTGCTCACCGGGATGGAGCACCACTCCAACATCGTGCCCTGGCAGTTGGCCGGCGCCAAAACCGTTGCGGCGCCGGTCAACGACGACGGCTCGCTCGATCTCGATGGCCTGCTCGCGCGCCTGAACGATCGCACACGGATGGTCGCGCTGACGCATGTCTCGAACACCCTCGGCACGGTCCTCCCAGTTGGCGAAGTGATTGCCGCCGCCCACGCACGCAACATCCCGGTGCTGGTGGATGGCGCGCAGTCGCTGGCCCATGCCGACGTCGACCTCAAAGGTTGGGATGTCGACTTCTTCGTCACCTCCGCACACAAGGCCTACGGACCGACCGGCTTTGGCGTGCTTTATGGCAAAACGGCCCTGCTCGACGCTATGCCGCCCTGGCATGGGGGGGGCGACATGATCGAGACCGTCACCTTCGAAGGCAGCACCTGGAACACACTGCCCTACAAGTTTGAAGCCGGCACTCCGGATATCGCTGGCGCCATCGGTTTTGGCGCCGCCTTGCGTTGGCTTAGCGACGTCGGCCTCGAAGCGATGCACGCACACGAGGCCGACCTCAACCAGTACGGGCACGCGCAGCTTGCCGAGGTGCCCGGACTGCGCATCCTCGGCGCTGCACCCGGCAAAAGTGCGATTTTCTCGATGGTGATGGACGGCACCCATCCACATGACCTCGGAGCATTGCTGAACGAGGCTGGCGTTGCAGTTCGCACCGGGCATCACTGCACCATGCCGCTGATGAAGCGATTCAACGTCCCGGCCACCGCCCGCGCCTCGCTCGCCGTCTATAGCGGCCGCGACGATATCGACCAACTGGTGGACGCCCTGAAGACCGCTCGTCGCTTGCTGGTGGCCTAG
- a CDS encoding 2-hydroxymuconate tautomerase, which yields MDDNTNLARTCVVPIITIQMFEGRSLEQKRELVSSVTREMARICTLPESTIHVVIEEVNQQNWGMGGQLFSDRTPGKS from the coding sequence ATGGACGACAACACCAACCTTGCAAGGACTTGTGTAGTGCCCATCATCACCATCCAGATGTTCGAAGGCCGCAGCCTCGAGCAGAAACGCGAGCTGGTCAGCAGTGTCACCCGTGAAATGGCGCGCATCTGCACTCTCCCCGAGTCGACCATCCATGTCGTCATCGAAGAAGTGAACCAACAAAACTGGGGAATGGGCGGCCAGCTCTTCTCCGACCGCACACCCGGAAAATCCTGA
- the sufB gene encoding Fe-S cluster assembly protein SufB, producing MATPAPDIQELVRKRAYSAGFITDVEVDVVAPGLSADTIRFISAKKEEPQWLLDWRLKAFAKWQTMTPPDWAQLKLAPIDYQAISYYSQPKSMADRPKSLDEVDPKLLETYTKLGIPLKEQEMLAGVAMDVVFDSVSVATTFKAKLAEAGVIFCPISEAVREHPELVQKYLGSVVPIGDNYFAALNSAVFTDGSFVFIPKGVRCPMELSTYFRINERNTGQFERTLIIAEEGSHVSYLEGCTAPQRDENQLHAAVVELITHDDAQIKYSTVQNWYPGDEEGRGGIYNFVTKRGDCRGARSKISWTQVETGSAITWKYPSCVLRGDDTVGEFYSVALTHHRQQADTGTKMIHIGKRSRSTIVSKGISAGHGQQTYRGLVRMLASAEGARNHTQCDSLLIGDTCGAHTFPYTEVRNPSAVLEHEASTSKISEDQLFYCRSRGIAEEDAVSMIVNGFCKEVFKELPMEFAVEAQKLLQVSLEGAVG from the coding sequence ATGGCGACCCCCGCCCCCGACATCCAGGAACTGGTCCGCAAGCGCGCCTATAGCGCCGGCTTCATCACCGACGTCGAAGTCGACGTGGTCGCGCCTGGCCTGTCCGCAGATACCATCCGCTTCATTTCCGCCAAGAAGGAAGAGCCACAGTGGCTGCTCGACTGGCGACTGAAAGCGTTCGCCAAATGGCAGACCATGACGCCGCCCGACTGGGCACAGCTGAAGCTGGCGCCGATCGACTATCAGGCGATCTCCTACTACTCGCAGCCGAAGTCGATGGCCGACCGCCCGAAGTCGCTTGACGAGGTCGATCCCAAACTGCTCGAGACCTACACCAAGCTGGGCATCCCGCTGAAGGAGCAGGAAATGCTCGCCGGGGTTGCCATGGACGTGGTGTTCGACTCGGTGTCGGTGGCCACCACCTTCAAGGCCAAACTGGCCGAGGCCGGCGTCATCTTCTGCCCCATCTCGGAAGCGGTGCGCGAGCACCCCGAGCTGGTGCAGAAATACCTCGGTAGCGTGGTGCCCATCGGCGACAACTATTTCGCCGCGCTCAATTCAGCGGTGTTCACCGACGGCAGTTTCGTGTTCATTCCCAAGGGCGTGCGTTGCCCGATGGAGCTGTCCACCTACTTCCGCATCAACGAACGCAACACCGGCCAGTTCGAGCGTACCCTGATCATTGCCGAGGAAGGCAGCCACGTCAGCTATCTCGAAGGCTGCACCGCCCCACAACGGGACGAGAACCAGCTGCACGCCGCGGTGGTCGAGTTGATCACCCACGACGATGCCCAGATCAAGTACTCCACCGTCCAGAACTGGTATCCCGGTGACGAAGAAGGGCGCGGCGGTATCTACAACTTCGTCACCAAGCGCGGCGATTGTCGCGGTGCCCGTTCCAAGATCAGCTGGACCCAGGTGGAAACCGGCTCCGCCATCACCTGGAAGTACCCCAGCTGCGTCCTGCGCGGCGACGACACCGTCGGCGAGTTCTACTCGGTGGCGCTCACCCATCACCGTCAGCAGGCCGATACCGGCACCAAGATGATTCACATCGGCAAGCGCAGCCGGTCCACCATCGTCTCCAAGGGCATCTCCGCCGGCCACGGCCAACAGACCTATCGCGGCCTGGTGCGCATGCTGGCCTCGGCCGAGGGCGCGCGGAACCATACCCAGTGCGATTCGCTGTTGATCGGTGATACCTGCGGTGCCCACACCTTCCCCTACACCGAGGTACGCAACCCCAGCGCGGTACTGGAGCACGAGGCCTCTACCTCGAAGATCAGCGAAGACCAGTTGTTCTACTGCCGCTCACGCGGCATTGCCGAAGAAGACGCGGTCAGCATGATCGTCAACGGCTTCTGCAAGGAAGTATTCAAGGAACTGCCGATGGAGTTCGCGGTGGAGGCGCAGAAGCTGCTGCAGGTGTCGCTGGAAGGAGCGGTGGGGTGA
- a CDS encoding alpha/beta hydrolase has product MSDTPTSRRLVCFNHGKESGPWGTKIRRLAEIATARGFAVMSPDYSHTPDPDARVRQLLATPMPDAESLVMVGSSMGGYVAAQACSALRPRALLLMVPALYFPGWDHEPADIPADTVVVHGWGDTVVPLERSLRFATRHRAALHVFDADHGLSAALEDIAALFDRQLARVCAAPAGVTATGL; this is encoded by the coding sequence ATGTCCGATACCCCCACTTCGCGACGCCTGGTCTGCTTCAACCATGGCAAGGAAAGCGGACCCTGGGGCACCAAGATCAGGCGGCTGGCCGAAATTGCGACGGCGCGGGGCTTTGCCGTGATGTCGCCCGATTATAGTCACACGCCCGACCCCGACGCGCGGGTTCGCCAGCTGTTGGCGACGCCCATGCCGGATGCCGAGTCACTGGTGATGGTCGGCTCCAGCATGGGCGGTTACGTGGCCGCCCAAGCCTGTAGTGCCCTGCGTCCCCGGGCCCTGTTGCTGATGGTGCCGGCGCTCTACTTTCCTGGCTGGGATCACGAACCCGCGGATATCCCGGCCGATACCGTAGTGGTGCACGGCTGGGGCGACACGGTAGTGCCGCTGGAACGCTCGCTGCGCTTCGCCACCCGCCACCGCGCCGCGCTGCATGTCTTCGACGCCGACCACGGGCTGAGTGCGGCGCTGGAGGACATTGCCGCCCTGTTTGACCGTCAGCTGGCGCGGGTTTGTGCAGCGCCGGCGGGGGTGACCGCAACCGGTTTGTAG
- a CDS encoding SufD family Fe-S cluster assembly protein yields the protein MGNATDLRAALPASHHPARQALLERFDAMGWPTRKHPAWHYTDLGRLPPSGWQPLPDLGRDIAPAAADDGDHFALLNAAFAPPAERLSADGHLPGRDVAAGAMDHLQFTASLTEGEQALRVIDDDRRIDGLRTRWGTLALAADSQLDLVWISRGEGTGHDLARLTANVARGAQLRLWVLAMGTATVRLEGDIHLDDEGAQADIHALSLPRQQGALDLPLTLHHHAPHGHSRAWLRAIGLDRTRTSFNGRVVVHEGAVKTDSEQHMASLLLSTKAEINAKPDLEIYNDDVKCAHGASFGQLNDDALFYLRARGLDHDTAHALLTRAFAAEILDTLPDAALRTQMGERMLAQLGEAIP from the coding sequence ATGGGTAATGCCACCGACCTGCGCGCCGCCCTGCCCGCAAGCCATCACCCTGCCCGGCAGGCCCTGCTCGAACGCTTTGATGCGATGGGCTGGCCCACCCGCAAGCACCCGGCCTGGCACTACACCGACCTTGGGCGTCTGCCCCCCTCCGGTTGGCAGCCGCTGCCGGACCTCGGTCGAGACATCGCACCAGCCGCTGCAGACGACGGCGACCATTTCGCACTCCTCAACGCCGCCTTTGCCCCGCCCGCCGAGCGGCTGTCGGCGGATGGCCACCTGCCGGGGCGGGACGTCGCCGCCGGCGCCATGGATCACCTGCAGTTCACTGCCAGCCTGACCGAGGGCGAACAGGCGCTGCGCGTGATTGACGACGACCGTCGCATTGACGGCCTGCGCACCCGCTGGGGGACGCTGGCGCTGGCCGCCGACAGCCAGCTTGATCTGGTGTGGATCAGCCGCGGCGAAGGCACCGGTCACGACCTCGCCCGGCTCACCGCCAATGTCGCCCGCGGCGCCCAGCTGCGGCTCTGGGTCTTGGCGATGGGCACCGCTACCGTGCGACTGGAAGGCGACATCCACCTTGATGATGAAGGCGCGCAGGCCGACATTCACGCGCTCTCGTTGCCCCGACAGCAGGGCGCGCTGGACCTGCCACTGACCCTGCATCACCACGCACCTCATGGTCACAGCCGCGCCTGGCTTCGTGCCATTGGCCTCGACCGTACGCGGACCAGTTTCAACGGTCGGGTGGTCGTTCACGAGGGTGCCGTCAAGACCGATTCCGAGCAGCATATGGCCAGCCTGCTGTTGTCGACCAAGGCCGAGATCAACGCCAAACCCGACCTCGAGATCTACAACGACGACGTCAAATGTGCCCACGGCGCCAGCTTCGGCCAGCTGAACGACGACGCCCTGTTCTACTTGCGCGCCCGAGGTCTCGATCACGACACCGCCCATGCGTTGCTGACCCGTGCCTTTGCCGCCGAGATTCTCGATACCCTGCCGGATGCCGCCCTGCGCACGCAGATGGGCGAACGGATGCTGGCGCAGCTCGGCGAGGCGATTCCATGA